Proteins encoded in a region of the Streptomyces sp. NBC_01298 genome:
- a CDS encoding dynamin family protein has protein sequence MVTLDVRPQLLDALSALRDRVASVRLPLPLPGAPRARQTRAELLAQLDDYLVPRLKAPEAPLLAVVGGSTGAGKSTLVNSLVGRQVSEAGVLRPTTRTPVLVCHPDDHHWFAGVRVLPDLMRVWAPQDDEDTPASARRTPRRPGDKHGHGYPATTREVRIETVSTLPRGLAILDAPDIDSLVVDNRTLAAQLICAADVWVMVTTASRYADAVPWHLLRTAKQYKATLVTVLDRVPHQVLAEVSRQYGALLTRAGLGEVPRFTVPELPESAGGGGLLPASAVAPLFAWLAHHAQDPAARQYAVGRTALGALDSLGRRMPELASAVAAQHAAAVRLTFAVEDAYKREGKRVRGRLDRGAVLAGDALTRWRGYPLDTSADELLDSLAESLAALLQCAVAAADERIAEAWRREPAAGAVSLPAPDREAAERIGVAVRRWRRVLEELAEEEVARLDKQPAPDPDGVAALVVAALLGGKRARPAGEKLAERIGVQAAVRLRDRGGELVAEHLDQVLRAERDRRLAPIEALEVSPEPQAELIAALSVLQKER, from the coding sequence GTGGTGACCTTGGATGTTCGGCCTCAGCTGCTCGATGCCCTGTCCGCCCTGCGCGACCGGGTCGCGTCCGTGCGTCTGCCGCTGCCCCTGCCCGGCGCCCCCCGCGCCCGCCAGACCAGAGCGGAGCTGCTCGCGCAGCTCGACGACTACCTCGTACCCCGGCTGAAGGCGCCGGAGGCGCCGCTGCTCGCCGTCGTCGGCGGGTCCACCGGGGCCGGTAAGTCCACCCTCGTCAACTCCCTCGTGGGGCGCCAGGTGAGTGAAGCCGGGGTACTCCGGCCCACGACGCGCACCCCCGTCCTCGTCTGCCATCCGGATGACCACCACTGGTTCGCCGGAGTGCGGGTGCTGCCCGATCTGATGCGGGTCTGGGCCCCCCAGGACGACGAGGACACCCCCGCGTCCGCCCGGCGGACCCCCCGCCGGCCGGGTGACAAACACGGGCACGGGTACCCGGCCACGACCCGCGAGGTCCGGATCGAGACCGTCTCGACCCTGCCCCGCGGCCTCGCCATCCTCGACGCCCCCGACATCGACTCCCTCGTCGTCGACAACCGGACGCTCGCCGCGCAGCTCATCTGCGCCGCGGACGTCTGGGTCATGGTCACCACCGCCTCGCGGTACGCCGACGCCGTTCCCTGGCACCTCCTGCGCACCGCGAAGCAGTACAAGGCCACCCTCGTCACCGTTCTCGACCGGGTCCCGCACCAGGTGCTCGCCGAGGTCTCCCGGCAGTACGGGGCCCTGCTCACACGGGCCGGGCTGGGCGAGGTGCCCCGCTTCACGGTGCCCGAGCTGCCCGAGTCGGCGGGCGGGGGCGGGCTGCTGCCCGCCAGCGCCGTGGCACCGCTGTTCGCCTGGCTGGCGCACCACGCGCAGGACCCGGCCGCCCGCCAGTACGCCGTCGGGCGCACCGCCCTCGGCGCGCTCGATTCCCTCGGGCGCCGGATGCCGGAGCTCGCCTCGGCCGTCGCGGCCCAGCACGCCGCCGCCGTACGGCTGACCTTCGCCGTCGAGGACGCCTACAAGAGGGAGGGCAAGCGGGTCCGGGGCCGCCTGGACCGGGGCGCCGTACTCGCCGGGGACGCGCTGACCCGCTGGCGCGGTTACCCACTCGACACCAGCGCCGACGAACTGCTCGACTCCCTCGCGGAATCCCTCGCGGCGCTGCTCCAGTGCGCCGTCGCCGCCGCCGACGAACGCATCGCGGAGGCCTGGCGCCGCGAGCCCGCGGCCGGCGCGGTGTCCCTGCCCGCCCCCGACCGCGAAGCGGCGGAACGTATCGGCGTGGCCGTACGCCGCTGGCGGCGCGTGCTGGAGGAACTCGCCGAGGAAGAGGTCGCGCGGCTCGACAAGCAGCCCGCGCCCGACCCCGACGGGGTCGCTGCCCTGGTCGTCGCGGCCCTCCTCGGCGGCAAGCGGGCCCGGCCGGCCGGGGAGAAGCTCGCCGAACGGATCGGAGTACAGGCCGCCGTACGCCTGCGCGACCGGGGCGGCGAGCTCGTCGCCGAACACCTCGACCAGGTGCTGCGCGCCGAACGCGACCGCCGCCTCGCCCCGATCGAAGCGCTCGAAGTCAGTCCCGAACCCCAGGCCGAGCTGATCGCCGCGCTGTCCGTACTGCAGAAGGAGAGGTGA
- a CDS encoding globin, with protein MNEIPRGTVQEQTFYELVGGEDTFRRLVHRFYQGVAEDPLLRPMYPEGDLGPAEERFALFLMQYWGGPNTYSENRGHPRLRMRHAPFQVDAAAHDAWLAHMRVAVDELALAPEHEAQLWRYLTYAAASMINTAG; from the coding sequence GTGAATGAGATTCCGCGGGGCACGGTCCAGGAGCAGACCTTCTACGAACTGGTGGGCGGCGAGGACACCTTCCGCCGCCTGGTCCACCGCTTCTACCAGGGGGTCGCCGAGGACCCGCTGCTGCGCCCGATGTACCCGGAGGGGGATCTCGGTCCGGCCGAGGAGCGGTTCGCGCTGTTCCTGATGCAGTACTGGGGCGGCCCGAACACCTACAGCGAGAACCGCGGCCACCCGCGCCTGCGCATGCGGCACGCGCCGTTCCAGGTGGACGCCGCCGCGCACGACGCGTGGCTGGCCCACATGCGGGTGGCGGTGGACGAGCTCGCCCTCGCGCCCGAGCACGAGGCGCAGCTGTGGCGGTACCTGACGTACGCCGCCGCGTCGATGATCAACACCGCGGGCTAG
- a CDS encoding single-stranded DNA-binding protein has protein sequence MNDTQVTLVGYVATQIDYKDTASGPAARFRFAVTPRYYDRKKETWADAPTSFYTVWARRGLAVNLAGSVSVGEPLVVHGRLRVREDPPDGEGNRWFSANIDATAIGHDLNRGTAAFRRVVRTDVPLMATQKAAVV, from the coding sequence ATGAACGACACCCAGGTGACGCTGGTGGGTTACGTGGCCACGCAGATCGACTACAAGGACACCGCGAGCGGTCCGGCGGCCCGGTTCCGCTTCGCGGTCACCCCGAGGTACTACGACCGGAAGAAGGAGACCTGGGCGGACGCGCCCACCAGCTTCTACACGGTGTGGGCCCGGCGCGGCCTCGCCGTGAACCTCGCCGGTTCCGTGTCCGTCGGCGAACCGCTGGTGGTCCACGGAAGGCTCCGGGTGCGGGAGGACCCGCCCGACGGGGAGGGCAACCGGTGGTTCTCGGCCAACATCGACGCGACAGCCATCGGGCACGACCTGAACCGCGGCACGGCGGCCTTCCGGCGGGTCGTCAGGACGGACGTGCCGCTGATGGCCACTCAGAAGGCGGCGGTGGTCTGA
- a CDS encoding GTPase, whose product MTALTDRTDDRWDDGLIARSRPRTSEDDWPVGGDEEGDEALVRAVSGAGSDGGKAPAPPLSPEAQALRVRLDALRQLIGLSRTRILDGKTLAEAGRVLDEAAARRGLSAQHTVVAIAGATGSGKSTLFNSLAGVQISETGLRRPTTAAPIACSWSDGAAGLLDRLEIPGRLRRRPRETSEAEALRGMVLVDLPDLDSAVGAHRDHVDRVLALVDAVVWVVDPEKYADAVLHERYLRPLAGHAEVTFVVLNQVDRLPGESADLVLDDLRRLLDDDGIALGEHGEPGATVIGLSALTGEGVGELREMLGQFTQEKGAATRRISADVDKAAARLRPLYVADGHAGPEIGETARAEFEDRLAEAVGAYAAGLAAERAWRRNAGKACGTPWLRLWRWYESRRAPRSLGGLAALAAMGRSAAAPELPVEEEVTARQRVEQAVRTVADEAVIGLPDPWAQAVRETAVRGAEGLPQALDEIAVTLGPVVAMPSARPPRPSWWPAAVLAQAAMTLLQIYGGLWLVGQIAGVLAPNLMPPVLLMVAGIIGGPLVEWACSIGARGPARRYGQDAERRLRQAAAGCGRARVLEPVAAELLRYREVREQYATVAKLSTSRQ is encoded by the coding sequence GTGACCGCCCTGACCGACCGCACCGACGACCGCTGGGACGACGGACTGATCGCCCGTTCACGCCCCCGGACCAGCGAGGACGACTGGCCCGTCGGCGGTGACGAGGAGGGCGACGAAGCACTCGTACGAGCGGTTTCCGGAGCCGGAAGCGACGGAGGCAAGGCCCCCGCGCCCCCGCTCAGCCCCGAGGCGCAGGCCCTGCGCGTCCGCCTCGACGCGCTGCGCCAGCTCATCGGGCTGTCCCGGACCAGGATCCTCGACGGAAAGACCCTCGCCGAAGCCGGACGGGTCCTGGACGAGGCGGCCGCGCGCCGCGGGCTGTCGGCGCAGCACACCGTCGTGGCCATCGCCGGGGCCACCGGAAGCGGCAAGTCCACGCTCTTCAACTCACTCGCCGGAGTGCAGATCTCCGAGACCGGGCTGCGCAGGCCGACGACCGCCGCACCCATCGCGTGCAGCTGGTCCGACGGCGCCGCCGGACTGCTGGACCGCCTGGAGATCCCCGGGCGGCTGCGCCGCCGCCCCCGGGAGACCTCGGAGGCCGAGGCGCTGCGCGGCATGGTCCTCGTCGACCTGCCCGACCTGGACTCGGCCGTCGGGGCCCACCGCGACCACGTGGACCGGGTACTGGCGCTGGTCGACGCGGTGGTGTGGGTGGTGGATCCCGAGAAGTACGCGGACGCCGTCCTGCACGAGCGCTACCTGCGCCCGCTGGCCGGGCACGCCGAGGTGACCTTCGTCGTGCTGAACCAGGTGGACCGGCTGCCCGGGGAATCGGCCGATCTCGTCCTGGACGACCTGCGCAGGCTCCTCGACGACGACGGGATCGCGCTCGGCGAACACGGCGAGCCCGGAGCCACCGTCATCGGACTTTCCGCCCTTACGGGTGAAGGCGTCGGGGAACTGCGCGAGATGCTCGGACAGTTCACCCAGGAGAAGGGCGCCGCGACCCGCCGCATCTCCGCCGACGTGGACAAGGCCGCGGCCCGCCTGCGGCCGCTCTACGTGGCCGACGGCCACGCCGGGCCGGAGATCGGGGAGACCGCGCGCGCCGAGTTCGAGGACCGCCTCGCCGAGGCGGTCGGGGCGTACGCGGCCGGGCTCGCCGCCGAGCGCGCCTGGCGGCGCAACGCGGGCAAGGCCTGCGGCACCCCGTGGCTGCGCCTGTGGCGGTGGTACGAGAGCCGGCGCGCCCCGCGCTCGCTCGGCGGCCTCGCCGCGCTGGCGGCCATGGGGCGTTCCGCGGCGGCCCCCGAGCTGCCGGTCGAGGAAGAGGTGACGGCCCGCCAGCGGGTGGAACAGGCCGTACGGACCGTCGCCGACGAGGCGGTCATCGGCCTGCCCGACCCCTGGGCCCAGGCCGTACGGGAGACCGCGGTCCGAGGCGCCGAAGGGCTCCCGCAGGCGCTGGACGAGATCGCGGTGACCCTCGGGCCGGTGGTCGCCATGCCCAGCGCGCGCCCGCCGCGGCCCTCGTGGTGGCCGGCGGCGGTGCTCGCGCAGGCGGCCATGACCCTGCTCCAGATCTACGGCGGGCTGTGGCTGGTCGGGCAGATCGCCGGGGTCCTGGCACCGAACCTGATGCCGCCGGTCCTGCTGATGGTGGCCGGCATCATCGGCGGACCGCTCGTGGAGTGGGCCTGTTCGATCGGGGCCCGGGGCCCCGCGCGGCGCTACGGCCAGGACGCGGAGCGCCGGCTGCGCCAGGCGGCGGCCGGCTGCGGGCGGGCCCGGGTGCTGGAGCCGGTGGCGGCGGAACTGCTGCGCTACCGGGAGGTGCGCGAGCAGTACGCGACGGTGGCGAAGTTGTCCACAAGCCGTCAGTAG
- a CDS encoding acyl-CoA thioesterase — translation MARHHYRCPLRWADMDAFGHVNNVVFLRYLEEARIDFMFRLAPGEGSESFTGGSVVARHEIDYKLPLVHRHEPVLIESWVTRIGAASLTIRYEVKDEATEDAPETVYVRAETVVVPYNLAEGRPRRITAEEKLFLQEYLDEPKKTQGIAA, via the coding sequence ATGGCCAGACACCACTACCGATGCCCCCTCCGCTGGGCGGACATGGATGCCTTCGGGCACGTCAACAACGTCGTCTTCCTCCGCTATCTGGAGGAGGCGCGGATCGACTTCATGTTCCGCCTCGCGCCGGGGGAGGGCAGTGAGTCCTTCACGGGCGGTTCCGTCGTGGCCCGTCACGAGATCGACTACAAGCTGCCCCTCGTGCACCGCCACGAGCCGGTCCTCATCGAGTCCTGGGTGACCCGGATAGGCGCCGCGTCCCTGACCATCCGCTACGAGGTCAAGGACGAGGCGACCGAGGACGCGCCGGAGACGGTGTACGTGCGCGCCGAGACCGTGGTCGTGCCCTACAACCTCGCCGAGGGGCGGCCCCGCCGCATCACGGCCGAGGAGAAGCTCTTCCTCCAGGAGTACCTGGACGAGCCGAAGAAGACACAGGGCATCGCGGCATGA
- a CDS encoding thioester domain-containing protein, whose amino-acid sequence MSIAVPAPSTPAAAAGVAPGRPPGGVPVPVAARAGGAPATRTTVVAAIRGSVRRPIAMALLAAALAGAPGAVAVADTGPATPRTPEGASAVLDGLKTYGQAVLRGPDGTVRRIPAGLYEMRVDGGGMLQTYGVGVAGAAQPQARFTEIGWGGTPLAGNGEAGRIRWVLEHSYPQLNDLAGLAKAAGAAALTAESAAAGTQVAIWRLAEGVAVEAVDPAAEKLADYLQRAARRLPEPPASLAVDPGEVSGPLGTRIGPVTVRTGARSVSVTPDPAALAMGVRVVDARGLPVTSAVNGAKLYFEVPEGTADGSAEVTLRGNTRVPVGRVFTSGVPTQVQIVAGSSESAAVATATATWPQLPVARSADEAASGGASAGASDGAMTALGALSASAAPAPEPETSGERLAASGSSAATPVIASLAVGLVVLGGLVVLLLRKRPLEDGPGPERATAPE is encoded by the coding sequence GTGTCGATTGCCGTTCCCGCTCCCTCCACTCCTGCCGCCGCCGCCGGCGTCGCTCCTGGCCGCCCTCCGGGCGGTGTTCCGGTTCCGGTTGCCGCGCGGGCCGGCGGCGCACCGGCGACGCGCACCACGGTCGTCGCGGCCATACGGGGCTCCGTACGGCGGCCGATCGCGATGGCCCTGCTCGCCGCCGCGCTGGCCGGCGCCCCGGGCGCGGTGGCGGTCGCCGACACCGGTCCGGCCACACCCCGGACACCGGAGGGAGCGAGCGCCGTCCTCGACGGGCTGAAGACCTACGGACAGGCCGTCCTGCGCGGCCCGGACGGAACGGTGCGCCGGATCCCGGCCGGGCTGTACGAGATGCGGGTCGACGGTGGCGGCATGCTCCAGACGTACGGAGTCGGTGTCGCGGGCGCCGCGCAGCCCCAGGCCCGGTTCACGGAGATCGGATGGGGCGGCACGCCGCTCGCCGGGAACGGCGAGGCGGGCCGGATCCGCTGGGTACTGGAGCACTCCTACCCCCAGCTGAACGATCTCGCCGGTCTCGCCAAGGCCGCCGGAGCCGCGGCGCTCACCGCGGAGAGCGCCGCGGCCGGGACCCAGGTGGCCATCTGGCGCCTCGCCGAGGGAGTGGCGGTGGAGGCCGTCGACCCGGCGGCGGAGAAGCTGGCCGACTACCTCCAGCGGGCGGCGCGCAGGCTGCCCGAACCGCCGGCGTCGCTCGCGGTGGATCCCGGCGAGGTGTCGGGCCCGCTGGGTACCCGGATCGGCCCGGTCACCGTCCGTACGGGTGCGCGGAGCGTGAGCGTGACCCCGGACCCGGCGGCCCTGGCCATGGGAGTGCGGGTGGTCGACGCCCGGGGCCTGCCGGTCACCTCCGCGGTCAACGGAGCGAAGCTGTACTTCGAGGTGCCGGAGGGGACGGCGGACGGCAGCGCCGAGGTCACCCTCCGCGGGAACACGCGCGTGCCCGTCGGCAGGGTCTTCACCAGCGGGGTCCCGACGCAGGTCCAGATCGTGGCCGGCTCCAGCGAGTCCGCCGCGGTGGCCACGGCGACGGCCACGTGGCCGCAGCTTCCCGTCGCCCGGTCCGCGGACGAGGCGGCGTCGGGCGGGGCCTCGGCCGGGGCGTCCGACGGGGCGATGACGGCGCTGGGCGCGCTGTCGGCCTCCGCCGCCCCGGCACCGGAGCCGGAGACCTCCGGGGAACGGCTGGCCGCCAGCGGCAGCTCGGCGGCCACCCCGGTGATCGCCTCCCTGGCGGTGGGCCTGGTCGTCCTGGGCGGCCTGGTCGTCCTCCTCCTGCGCAAGCGCCCCCTGGAGGACGGCCCCGGCCCGGAGCGGGCGACGGCCCCGGAGTAG
- a CDS encoding ATP-grasp domain-containing protein, whose protein sequence is MSYKILVLVSEASKFELDNHSIIPSALYREGHEVHIGDIDTLCVHESVVVCDRIKLSDEFVSGGDFPSLSESYAPAEDFDLVWVLAGTHPESGTDSFQLLWLLNQRVPFVNDATALFYLNTKINLGAIVPPENLPVSYVSNDFDFLNDLVESDGERSWVVKPTNDGCGADVYVVNKSDRNRSALLGSATGNAMSRQGRYGRDIIGMAKRHTAVQEYIPNIRTNEKRVIIAGDEPVSGFLRFHPENDNRSNATLGARFEALELTAEEREFIRVLGKRMMDLGIFYSGIDLAFPYVVEVNMVNPGGLSYHQLATGEDKSSDAVNTVLAALRAAGKLS, encoded by the coding sequence TTGTCGTACAAAATTCTGGTCCTGGTGTCCGAGGCGTCCAAGTTCGAGCTGGACAATCACTCGATCATTCCCAGTGCCCTCTACCGCGAAGGCCACGAGGTGCACATCGGTGACATAGACACCCTGTGCGTGCACGAGTCGGTCGTGGTGTGCGACCGGATCAAGCTGTCCGACGAGTTCGTCAGCGGAGGGGACTTCCCCTCGCTCAGCGAGTCGTACGCCCCGGCCGAGGACTTCGACCTCGTGTGGGTCCTGGCCGGCACCCACCCGGAGTCCGGCACCGACTCGTTCCAGCTGCTTTGGCTGCTGAACCAGCGCGTGCCGTTCGTCAACGACGCGACCGCGCTCTTCTACCTCAACACCAAGATCAACTTGGGTGCCATCGTGCCGCCCGAGAACCTGCCCGTCTCGTATGTCTCGAACGACTTCGACTTCCTGAACGACCTGGTCGAATCCGACGGCGAACGGTCCTGGGTGGTCAAGCCCACCAACGACGGCTGCGGCGCGGACGTGTATGTCGTCAACAAGAGCGACCGCAACCGCTCCGCGCTCCTCGGCTCCGCGACCGGCAACGCCATGTCCCGCCAGGGCAGGTACGGGCGCGACATCATCGGCATGGCCAAGCGCCACACCGCGGTCCAGGAGTACATCCCCAACATCCGCACCAACGAGAAGCGGGTGATCATCGCGGGCGACGAGCCGGTGTCCGGCTTCCTGCGCTTTCACCCGGAGAACGACAACCGCTCGAACGCCACCCTGGGCGCCCGCTTCGAGGCACTGGAACTGACCGCTGAGGAGCGCGAGTTCATCCGGGTGCTCGGCAAGCGGATGATGGACCTCGGCATCTTCTACTCGGGCATCGACCTGGCCTTCCCCTACGTCGTCGAGGTGAACATGGTCAACCCGGGCGGGCTGAGCTACCACCAGCTCGCCACCGGCGAGGACAAGTCCTCCGACGCGGTGAACACCGTGCTCGCCGCCCTGCGCGCCGCCGGGAAGCTGTCATGA
- the ettA gene encoding energy-dependent translational throttle protein EttA → MAEFIYTMRKTRKAHGDKVILDDVTLNFLPGAKIGVVGPNGAGKSTVLKIMAGLEQPSNGEAYLSPGFTVGILMQEPKLDESKTVLENVQDGAADIMAKLKRFNEVAEEMATDYTDALLDEMGKLQEVLDHANAWDLDAQLEQAMDALGCPPGDWPVTNLSGGEKRRVALCKLLIEAPDLLLLDEPTNHLDAESVNWLEQHLSQYKGCVIAVTHDRYFLNNVAEWILELDRGRAIAYEGNYSTYLEKKATRLKVEGRKDEKRQKRLKEELEWVRSNAKGRQTKSKARLARYEEMAAEADKMRKLDFEEIQIPPGPRLGSIVVEVNNLNKAFGDKVLVDDLSFTLPRNGIVGIIGPNGAGKTTLFKMLLGLEAPDSGDVKIGETVKISYVDQSRANIDPKKSLWAVVSDELDYINVGQVEMPSRAYVSAFGFKGPDQQKAAGILSGGERNRLNLALTLKEGGNLLLLDEPTNDLDVETLSSLENALLEFPGAAVVISHDRWFLDRVATHILAYEGESKWYWFEGNFESYEKNKIERLGADATRPHRATYKKLTRG, encoded by the coding sequence TTGGCTGAGTTCATCTACACCATGCGCAAGACGCGCAAGGCGCACGGCGACAAGGTGATTCTTGATGACGTCACCCTGAACTTCCTGCCCGGCGCGAAGATCGGTGTGGTCGGCCCGAACGGCGCCGGTAAGTCCACCGTCCTCAAGATCATGGCGGGGCTGGAGCAGCCGTCCAACGGCGAGGCGTACCTGTCTCCCGGCTTCACCGTCGGCATCCTCATGCAGGAGCCCAAGCTCGACGAGTCCAAGACGGTCCTGGAGAACGTCCAGGACGGCGCGGCCGACATCATGGCCAAGCTGAAGCGCTTCAACGAGGTCGCCGAGGAAATGGCGACCGACTACACCGACGCGCTGCTGGACGAGATGGGCAAGCTCCAGGAAGTCCTGGACCACGCCAACGCCTGGGACCTCGACGCCCAGCTGGAGCAGGCCATGGACGCCCTGGGCTGCCCGCCCGGCGACTGGCCCGTCACCAACCTCTCCGGTGGCGAGAAGCGCCGCGTGGCGCTCTGCAAGCTGCTGATCGAGGCCCCGGACCTGCTCCTCCTCGACGAGCCCACCAACCACCTCGACGCCGAGTCGGTGAACTGGCTGGAGCAGCACCTTTCGCAGTACAAGGGTTGCGTCATCGCCGTCACCCACGACCGGTACTTCCTGAACAACGTCGCCGAGTGGATCCTCGAACTCGACCGCGGCCGCGCCATCGCCTACGAGGGCAACTACTCCACGTACCTGGAGAAGAAGGCCACCCGTCTCAAGGTCGAGGGCCGCAAGGACGAGAAGCGCCAGAAGCGCCTCAAGGAAGAGCTCGAGTGGGTGCGGTCGAACGCCAAGGGGCGTCAGACCAAGTCCAAGGCCCGCCTCGCCCGCTACGAGGAGATGGCCGCCGAGGCGGACAAGATGCGGAAGCTGGACTTCGAGGAGATCCAGATCCCGCCGGGCCCGCGTCTGGGCTCGATCGTGGTCGAGGTCAACAACCTCAACAAGGCGTTCGGCGACAAGGTCCTGGTCGACGACCTGTCGTTCACGCTGCCGCGCAACGGCATCGTGGGCATCATCGGCCCGAACGGCGCCGGCAAGACCACGCTCTTCAAGATGCTTCTGGGTCTCGAGGCGCCGGACTCCGGCGACGTCAAGATCGGCGAGACCGTCAAGATCTCGTACGTCGACCAGAGCCGCGCCAACATCGACCCCAAGAAGTCCCTGTGGGCCGTCGTGTCGGACGAGCTGGACTACATCAACGTCGGCCAGGTCGAGATGCCGTCGCGCGCGTACGTCAGCGCCTTCGGCTTCAAGGGTCCGGACCAGCAGAAGGCCGCCGGCATCCTCTCCGGTGGTGAGCGCAACCGCCTGAACCTGGCGCTGACGCTCAAGGAGGGCGGCAACCTGCTGCTCCTCGACGAGCCCACCAACGACCTCGACGTCGAGACCCTGTCCTCGCTCGAGAACGCGCTCCTCGAATTCCCCGGTGCGGCCGTGGTCATCTCCCACGACCGCTGGTTCCTGGACCGGGTCGCCACGCACATCCTGGCGTACGAGGGCGAGTCCAAGTGGTACTGGTTCGAGGGCAACTTCGAGTCGTACGAGAAGAACAAGATCGAGCGGCTCGGCGCGGACGCGACCCGTCCGCACCGTGCCACCTACAAGAAGCTCACCCGAGGCTGA
- a CDS encoding bifunctional phosphatase PAP2/diacylglycerol kinase family protein: MADQELTWRGAVARGDRWLFDVVAGRHWPGADRVLPRLGRAANHGLLWGGAAAGIAVLGSAGARKAAVRGVASLALASATINTVGKWSVRRPRPVLDGVPAARQLTTQPRTTSFPSGHSASAFAFTAGVALESPLWGAALAPVAASVAFSRVYTGVHYPSDVLAGAALGVAAGVVVRRLTRDAQEARIVPGDERAAAAPALPDGAGLTVVVNTGSGTAATTGLDVLLRERLPKAELVECEGQDLAAELASAAERAAVLGVCGGDGTINAAATAALRAGIPLAVFPGGTLNHFALDLGLAGIEDTCRAVADGHAVHIGVGRFTPGPGPDPQDTRAGYFLNNFSIGAYPELLGTRLRWAPRIGGGPAALLAAYRVLRAERPVRLKLAGKPRSVWLLFAGNGTYQGTGPAPRYRKSLGEGLLDIRLVHGGGRPGPRLLAAAFAGPLTRSPVHVATRLRSLRVSDIPAGTPLAYDGEYAQAPTALVLDDLPDALTVYRPR; this comes from the coding sequence ATGGCTGATCAAGAACTGACCTGGCGGGGCGCGGTCGCGCGAGGGGACCGGTGGCTCTTCGACGTCGTGGCCGGGCGGCACTGGCCCGGGGCCGACCGGGTGCTGCCGCGGCTCGGCCGGGCCGCGAACCACGGGCTGCTGTGGGGCGGGGCCGCCGCGGGGATCGCCGTCCTCGGCTCGGCCGGGGCCCGCAAGGCGGCCGTGCGCGGGGTCGCCTCCCTCGCGTTGGCCTCCGCGACGATCAACACCGTCGGCAAATGGTCCGTACGCCGGCCGCGCCCGGTGCTGGACGGGGTACCAGCCGCGCGACAGCTCACCACGCAGCCGCGGACCACCTCCTTCCCCTCGGGGCACTCCGCGTCCGCGTTCGCCTTCACCGCCGGAGTGGCGCTGGAGTCCCCGCTCTGGGGCGCCGCGCTGGCCCCGGTCGCCGCCTCCGTCGCCTTCTCCCGCGTGTACACCGGCGTGCACTACCCCTCGGACGTGCTCGCGGGCGCCGCGCTGGGCGTGGCGGCCGGAGTCGTCGTGCGCCGCCTCACCCGGGACGCCCAGGAGGCCCGCATCGTGCCCGGCGACGAGCGCGCCGCCGCGGCACCCGCGCTGCCCGACGGGGCCGGTCTCACGGTGGTGGTGAACACCGGGTCGGGCACGGCCGCCACGACGGGGCTCGACGTACTGCTGCGCGAGCGGCTGCCGAAGGCCGAGCTCGTCGAGTGCGAGGGACAGGACCTCGCCGCGGAACTGGCATCGGCGGCCGAGCGGGCCGCCGTCCTCGGCGTGTGCGGCGGCGACGGCACCATAAACGCCGCCGCCACCGCCGCGCTGCGCGCCGGGATCCCGCTGGCGGTGTTCCCCGGCGGCACGCTCAACCACTTCGCGCTCGACCTCGGCCTCGCCGGGATCGAGGACACCTGCCGGGCCGTGGCGGACGGCCACGCCGTCCACATCGGCGTCGGCCGCTTCACCCCGGGCCCCGGCCCGGACCCGCAGGACACCAGGGCCGGGTACTTCCTGAACAACTTCAGCATCGGGGCCTACCCGGAGCTGCTCGGCACCCGGCTCCGCTGGGCCCCCCGGATCGGCGGCGGCCCCGCCGCCCTCCTGGCGGCGTACCGGGTGCTGCGCGCCGAGCGCCCGGTACGGCTCAAGCTCGCCGGGAAGCCGCGCAGCGTCTGGCTGCTCTTCGCGGGCAACGGCACCTACCAGGGCACGGGCCCGGCGCCCCGCTACCGCAAGAGCCTGGGCGAGGGTCTCCTCGACATCCGGCTCGTCCACGGCGGCGGCCGCCCCGGCCCCCGCCTGCTCGCGGCCGCCTTCGCGGGCCCGCTGACCCGCTCCCCGGTCCACGTCGCCACCCGGCTGCGCAGCCTGCGCGTGAGCGACATCCCCGCCGGCACCCCGCTCGCCTACGACGGCGAGTACGCCCAGGCCCCCACGGCCCTGGTCCTGGACGACCTCCCGGACGCCCTCACGGTCTACCGCCCCCGCTGA